Proteins co-encoded in one Hymenobacter swuensis DY53 genomic window:
- a CDS encoding NAD(P)/FAD-dependent oxidoreductase, with protein MPATRTPRHLAPRRPITDVDVAVIGAGAAGLSAALTLGRCLRRVLVLDGGVPRNAPSPAVQGFLTRDGTRPAELLRLSREQLTPYDSVEIQARRVTAVEALAGQFRLTIEGETGRSSRVTARKVLLATGVEDELPPIDGMRELWGRGVLHCPYCHGWEVRGQPLAVYGRAKLVTGLALLVSRWSPDVVACVEDPAYLTANARRRLRQQNIRIREEPVARLEGTKSGELRHIVFESGEKLARTAVFVHAHQHQRTPLAEQLGCRLTSKGAVWVDKKQQTSLPGLYAAGDTTPGTQQAILAAAEGSAAAISINETLTREECPK; from the coding sequence ATGCCTGCTACCCGAACGCCCCGCCACCTTGCCCCGCGTCGCCCTATTACCGATGTCGACGTAGCTGTAATCGGGGCGGGAGCGGCCGGGCTGAGTGCGGCACTTACGCTGGGCCGCTGCCTGCGGCGGGTACTGGTGTTGGATGGTGGCGTGCCCCGCAATGCCCCCTCACCGGCCGTGCAGGGTTTCCTCACCCGCGACGGCACCCGCCCGGCCGAGCTGTTACGTCTGAGCCGCGAGCAGCTCACGCCCTACGATTCAGTAGAAATTCAGGCCAGGCGGGTAACGGCGGTAGAAGCCTTGGCCGGGCAGTTTCGGCTGACCATTGAGGGCGAAACCGGCCGCTCCAGCCGCGTCACGGCCCGGAAAGTGCTGCTGGCCACTGGGGTGGAGGATGAGTTGCCACCCATCGACGGGATGCGGGAACTGTGGGGACGCGGGGTGCTGCACTGCCCGTACTGCCACGGCTGGGAGGTGCGCGGCCAGCCCCTGGCCGTATACGGCCGGGCCAAGCTGGTGACCGGACTGGCCCTGCTGGTAAGCCGCTGGAGCCCCGACGTGGTGGCCTGCGTGGAAGACCCGGCCTACCTCACGGCCAACGCCCGGCGGCGCCTGCGCCAGCAGAACATCCGGATTCGGGAAGAGCCGGTAGCGCGCCTGGAGGGCACCAAAAGTGGCGAGCTGCGGCACATCGTGTTTGAATCGGGGGAGAAGCTGGCGCGCACGGCCGTGTTTGTGCACGCTCATCAGCATCAGCGCACCCCGCTGGCCGAGCAGCTCGGCTGCCGCCTTACCAGCAAGGGCGCGGTCTGGGTAGACAAAAAACAGCAGACTTCCCTACCCGGACTCTACGCCGCCGGCGACACCACGCCCGGCACGCAACAGGCCATTCTGGCCGCCGCTGAAGGTAGTGCCGCCGCCATCAGCATCAACGAAACCCTCACGCGGGAGGAGTGCCCTAAATAG
- a CDS encoding DUF5686 and carboxypeptidase-like regulatory domain-containing protein, which translates to MLVFRPFFLLLLLTGLGVSAARAQRIVFSGRVTEAANGQPVPFASIFVRGTSQGATADDAGHYQLTVTGPVDTLVASAIGFATQKKRVNTTAERQTLNFALGSGSVSLGEVVVRPRENPAYRILRRVQERKPRNDKRTLTAFEFDSYSRTEVTLNNLPDAVSRRKALRQLTQVADSLGIPRDANGKAVVPIFASEVLSRFYQLNDPLRRREEIRRTQMRGATPREGSVVSQIMGSSFQDWDFYRNWQQLLGKDFISPIADGWKFTYEYELQDSVLVGSDFCYRIGVQPRRPQDLAFVGTIWITTDTYALRKLDLAVSAEANLNFIEQVRVRQEMAPTPAGQWLPRQTRVVIGIKPTKGSTGILARLTIINSGFQANQPRPLPFYDRPLETAADAFEVPKGFFEQHRPDTLSRQEQATMMVLDTVRKLPAVRSVLELADVAVNGYYRLGKVDLGPILSTYSFNNIEGHRFRVGFRTTPEWSRDWLLRTYLAYGTQDGRFKYGLRVQRVLNRNHWTVMNFEHRRDLDQVALLDNDYALENPLFEASARLGNITGSRPLRRDLTTLAMQSDLFRGFTQRVILRRQQFEPLYPFAYYTREARPGAPTADKFGLSEVVVESRYARDEVLIQNNQNRRTAIGLKRWPVFTVRYTLGLDEVLGSDFRYHKLNLLIDQSLRLGQLGRADYRLDAGYIPSTVPYPVLKTHLGNQSPFYNAGAFNLMRYFEFVSDRYVAFRVENRFDGFLLNSLPAIKQLNWRLVATGNVLWGGVSQANRRIIPAEDPINGGPLPAFRALGRVPYAEVGYGVENILKVLRVDFLHRLTYRNSPGARTFGVKASLQFQL; encoded by the coding sequence ATGCTCGTATTCCGCCCGTTTTTTCTGCTGTTGCTGCTCACCGGGTTGGGCGTGTCGGCGGCCCGGGCTCAGCGCATCGTGTTCAGCGGACGCGTAACGGAGGCCGCCAACGGCCAGCCGGTGCCCTTTGCGTCCATCTTTGTACGCGGTACCAGCCAGGGCGCTACTGCCGACGATGCCGGCCACTACCAGCTGACCGTAACCGGCCCTGTGGATACATTGGTGGCTTCGGCCATTGGCTTCGCTACCCAGAAAAAGCGGGTGAACACTACTGCCGAAAGGCAAACCCTCAACTTTGCGCTGGGCAGCGGCTCGGTATCGTTGGGCGAAGTGGTGGTGCGGCCCCGCGAAAATCCCGCCTACCGGATTCTGCGTCGGGTGCAGGAGCGTAAGCCCCGCAACGACAAGCGCACCCTCACAGCCTTTGAGTTCGACAGCTACAGCCGCACCGAGGTGACCCTCAATAACCTGCCCGATGCCGTGAGCCGGCGTAAGGCCCTGCGCCAGCTCACGCAGGTGGCCGACAGCCTGGGCATTCCGCGCGACGCCAACGGTAAGGCCGTGGTGCCCATCTTCGCCTCCGAAGTGCTGTCCCGATTCTATCAGCTCAACGACCCGTTGCGCCGCCGCGAGGAAATCCGGCGCACCCAGATGCGTGGAGCCACGCCCCGGGAGGGCTCGGTGGTGTCGCAGATTATGGGCTCCTCGTTTCAGGACTGGGATTTTTACCGCAACTGGCAGCAGCTGCTGGGCAAGGACTTCATCTCGCCCATTGCTGACGGCTGGAAGTTCACCTACGAGTACGAGCTGCAGGATTCGGTGCTGGTAGGCTCGGATTTTTGCTACCGCATTGGTGTGCAGCCGCGCCGGCCCCAGGACCTGGCTTTCGTCGGCACCATCTGGATTACCACCGATACCTACGCGCTACGTAAGCTGGATCTGGCGGTAAGTGCCGAGGCCAACCTCAACTTTATCGAGCAGGTGCGGGTGCGGCAGGAAATGGCCCCCACGCCGGCCGGCCAGTGGCTGCCCCGCCAGACGCGGGTGGTCATCGGCATCAAGCCCACCAAGGGCAGCACCGGCATTCTGGCCCGGCTGACCATCATCAACTCAGGTTTCCAGGCAAATCAGCCCCGGCCCCTGCCATTCTACGACCGGCCGCTGGAAACTGCCGCTGATGCCTTTGAGGTGCCCAAGGGCTTCTTTGAGCAGCACCGACCCGATACGCTCAGCCGGCAGGAGCAGGCCACCATGATGGTGCTGGACACCGTGCGCAAGCTGCCGGCCGTACGCTCGGTGCTGGAGCTGGCCGACGTGGCCGTGAACGGCTACTACCGCTTGGGCAAAGTGGATCTGGGTCCAATTCTGAGCACCTACAGCTTCAACAACATTGAGGGCCACCGCTTCCGAGTGGGTTTCCGGACCACGCCCGAGTGGAGTCGCGACTGGCTGCTGCGCACCTACCTGGCCTACGGCACCCAGGATGGCCGCTTCAAGTACGGTCTGCGGGTGCAGCGGGTACTCAACCGTAACCACTGGACGGTGATGAACTTCGAGCACCGCCGCGACCTGGACCAAGTGGCCTTGCTCGACAACGATTACGCCCTCGAAAACCCGCTGTTTGAGGCCTCGGCCCGGCTGGGCAACATCACGGGCAGCCGCCCGCTGCGCCGCGACCTGACCACACTGGCCATGCAGTCGGACCTGTTCCGGGGCTTTACCCAGCGCGTGATTCTGCGGCGGCAGCAGTTTGAGCCGCTGTACCCGTTTGCCTACTACACCCGCGAAGCCCGCCCCGGCGCGCCCACCGCCGATAAGTTCGGCCTCTCGGAAGTGGTGGTGGAATCACGCTACGCCCGGGATGAGGTGCTGATTCAGAACAACCAGAACCGCCGCACGGCCATCGGGCTGAAGCGGTGGCCGGTGTTTACGGTGCGCTACACGCTGGGGCTGGATGAGGTGCTGGGCTCCGATTTTCGCTACCACAAGCTCAATCTGCTCATCGACCAAAGCCTGCGCCTGGGCCAGCTCGGCCGCGCCGACTACCGCCTCGACGCGGGCTACATTCCGAGCACGGTACCGTATCCGGTCCTCAAAACCCACCTCGGCAACCAGTCGCCGTTCTACAACGCGGGGGCGTTCAACCTGATGCGCTACTTCGAGTTCGTGAGCGACCGGTATGTGGCGTTTCGGGTGGAAAACCGGTTCGATGGGTTTCTGCTCAACTCGCTGCCCGCCATCAAGCAGCTCAACTGGCGACTGGTGGCCACCGGCAACGTGCTGTGGGGCGGCGTGAGCCAAGCCAACCGCCGCATCATTCCGGCCGAAGACCCCATTAACGGGGGGCCGCTGCCGGCCTTCCGGGCCCTGGGCCGGGTGCCGTATGCCGAAGTTGGGTACGGCGTGGAGAACATTCTCAAGGTCTTGCGCGTTGACTTCCTGCACCGCCTCACCTACCGAAACTCGCCCGGAGCCCGTACCTTTGGGGTGAAAGCGAGCCTACAATTCCAACTCTGA